A region from the Triticum urartu cultivar G1812 chromosome 1, Tu2.1, whole genome shotgun sequence genome encodes:
- the LOC125519704 gene encoding uncharacterized protein LOC125519704 translates to MSTLPAPDMTITVTRSLHPFRHSEEDARQLFADHPHAENFLSPNHSDEHPDLADLEALGPHPLLNRQTKACQPLRWINIRIQAAGTNHWIMPFLRDDNLYVRGFGNRHNAHELSQKLCLPGKEKLEVLSQQLPLELNCILVNWDVTYPKMFGLKDKHDLEAEFQRIMSDEDFVFEAVCFLSSYVHVEGSEAEQKAMKYLAGITFMLCEFYRMNLRLINVPLRLWIHTWGDVCLEYLKWRDRNFTDWILDTVRQKMRGQAVVTKMQERFKELGIQGPADGLQVLGLIINRDVTYYANLEKNRSKKNVKVSDGGGKFNSRLTQKGGGASNMPQEGNTSHETKAASNSNQKGAVYGGNQIQYSQRDLVEEFVGLMSHDTAKDSLPWGRRRVQILRVSANFEVDWMDFHDWHRPQAIHRRKINDPARTGPISDPPVIGAMTDIALIGPARPIGAYTALGLEFSPARTTNGGEGRRRNQRTINERGAIVESWQVDSYDDEPSFHRKDIAGEWEGQKIQISYMIVPDTVEARIKVKLLLTGGSRYHVTGFVKAWDDNMGPEFVRLLSDSDQTVEVPSNQWTLLPLMLSLLCLSNAEEVQLKVAAYLTIRSCSNSEEQALNVSHDHCFKLSQGAARQEREVRGNRISVAVKFST, encoded by the coding sequence ATGTCGACACTTCCTGCACCTGATATGACGATCACTGTGACCCGGTCCTTACATCCGTTTCGGCATTCAGAGGAAGATGCCAGACAGCTCTTTGCAGATCATCCTCATGCAGAAAACTTCTTGTCCCCCAATCATTCAGACGAACATCCAGATCTTGCAGACCTGGAAGCTTTGGGTCCGCATCCTCTGCTTAACAGGCAGACCAAAGCCTGCCAACCGTTGAGGTGGATCAATATTAGAATCCAAGCTGCAGGAACCAATCATTGGATTATGCCTTTCCTCAGAGACGATAACTTATATGTTCGAGGTTTTGGTAACCGGCATAATGCTCATGAGCTAAGTCAGAAGCTATGTTTGCCAGGGAAAGAGAAACTGGAGGTTCTGTCCCAGCAACTTCCCCTGGAACTCAACTGCATTCTTGTGAATTGGGACGTCACGTACCCAAAGATGTTCGGACTCAAGGATAAACATGATCTCGAAGCTGAATTTCAAAGGATCATGAGTGATGAAGATTTTGTCTTTGAGGCAGTCTGCTTCTTGTCAAGTTATGTTCATGTCGAGGGCAGTGAGGCTGAACAGAAAGCCATGAAGTACTTAGCGGGCATCACTTTCATGCTCTGTGAGTTTTACAGAATGAATCTAAGGCTCATCAATGTCCCACTGCGGCTTTGGATACATACCTGGGGGGATGTTTGTCTTGAGTACCTTAAGTGGAGGGATCGAAACTTCACGGACTGGATTTTAGACACAGTTAGACAAAAGATGAGGGGACAGGCTGTCGTGACAAAGATGCAGGAGCGTTTCAAAGAACTGGGCATCCAGGGGCCAGCTGATGGGTTGCAAGTCTTAGGCCTTATAATCAACCGAGATGTCACGTACTATGCCAACCTAGAGAAGAACAGAAGTAAGAAGAATGTCAAAGTCTCTGATGGAGGAGGAAAGTTTAACAGCCGGCTGACTCAGAAGGGTGGTGGTGCATCAAATATGCCACAAGAAGGCAATACCAGTCATGAAACAAAGGCTGCAAGTAATAGCAACCAGAAAGGAGCTGTTTATGGAGGTAACCAGATTCAATACAGCCAACGAGACCTAGTGGAGGAGTTTGTGGGTTTGATGAGCCACGATACCGCCAAGGACTCCCTTCCATGGGGACGGCGCAGGGTCCAAATTCTGAGAGTGAGTGCCAATTTTGAAGTCGATTGGATGGATTTCCATGATTGGCATCGTCCACAGGCCATCCATAGAAGAAAGATCAATGATCCAGCACGCACTGGACCAATCAGTGATCCACCGGTGATCGGAGCAATGACAGATATTGCACTGATTGGACCTGCGCGACCCATCGGAGCATATACGGCGCTTGGACTTGAATTCAGTCCTGCCAGGACTACAAACGGAGGAGAAGGGAGAAGACGCAACCAGAGGACGATCAACGAGAGGGGAGCAATTGTTGAGTCATGGCAGGTGGATAGTTATGACGATGAGCCAAGTTTTCATCGCAAGGACATTGCTGGGGAATGGGAAGGTCAGAAGATACAGATTTCTTATATGATTGTGCCTGATACAGTCGAAGCCCGAATCAAGGTGAAGCTACTGCTCACAGGAGGAAGCCGCTATCATGTGACAGGTTTCGTAAAGGCATGGGATGACAACATGGGACCCGAATTTGTAAGGCTCTTGTCAGATTCAGACCAAACAGTAGAGGTGCCCTCTAACCAATGGACTCTACTTCCTTTGATGCTTTCTCTGTTGTGTCTGAGCAATGCTGAGGAAGTTCAACTGAAAGTCGCTGCCTATCTAACTATCCGTTCATGCTCGAACAGTGAGGAGCAAGCACTGAATGTGTCTCATGATCACTGCTTCAAGCTCAGCCAAGGAGCTGCCAGACAAGAACGTGAGGTCAGGGGCAACAGAATTTCTGTGGCTGTGAAATTCAGTACTTGA
- the LOC125532920 gene encoding uncharacterized protein LOC125532920 produces the protein MVTTRDSQCDSVEYSDVPVIVCTMTWVGGGLDILACEKLNPDVLLPYISPCYLQCIANLLNAWFRSLSLAIPESLRSQIHSAGGGPQRRLAGRITGGEKISRRAPPGGGVTAEVGAGRNAVVGAIRERERCCCAAGAAARRLTLQRDREGPGAAARACAPRRRRSGGCLGRCGSFGIDCRGPTGAVHAGAIDEDEGPGRHGHEGERVTGGDLDDHGGRRWQRRGLVLVVLSSRTTMSFPGAALNRRVLRVGSRHRLGLQQATEPWSRAEGRSWLRARGRVAGPQGGRRSAAHGIGARRPAGRRRQGRRQSAGWSRFSEGSGGAPPCCGAPSRWRPPSGASALHTSGSPLVCTSPRDGCRRWRGPPPPAVAGLGRHHAMRELWSQAQPPRVRDRPRERPWRG, from the exons ATGGTGACTACTCGTGATTCCCAATGCGATTCAGTCGAGTATTCTGATGTCCCGGTCATTGTGTGCACTATGACCTGGGTTGGTGGAG GCCTTGATATCCTTGCTTGCGAGAAGCTGAATCCTGATGTACTTCTTCCATACATCTCCCCCT GTTATTTGCAATGTATTGCAAATCTTCTGAACGCATGGTTCAGATCTTTGA GTCTAGCAATTCCCGAGTCACTTCGATCCCAAATCCACAGCGCCGGCGGAGGACCCCAGCGCCGGCTGGCGGGCCGCATCACCGGCGGAGAGAAGATCTCCCGCCGCGCCCCTCCTGGAGGAGGAGTCACCGCGGAGGTGGGTGCCGGGCGCAACGCCGTTGTAGGCGCCATCCGCGAGCGCGAGCGCTGCTGCTGCGCGGCCGGAGCGGCTGCTCGACGGCTTACTCTCCAGCGGGACCGCGAGGGccccggggcggcggcgcgcgcctGTGCGCCGCGAAGGCGGAGGAGTGGTGGGTGTCTGGGACGGTGCGGCAGCTTCGGCATCGACTGCCGCGGCCCAACAGGAGCCGTTCACGCCGGAGCCATAGATGAAGACGAAGGCCCCGGCCGGCACGGACACGAAGGCGAGCGCGTGACAGGCGGCGACCTCGACGACCACGGAGGTCGGAGATGGCAGCGGCGCGGCCTCGTGCTCGTCGTGTTGTCGTCAAGGACGACGATGTCGTTCCCCGGCGCTGCGCTCAACCGTCGCGTGCTCCGCGTTGGGAGCCGCCACCGTCTCGGACTGCAGCAGGCCACTGAGCCATGGTCGCGCGCAGAAGGGCGGTCTTGGCTGCGTGCAAGAGGGCGCGTGGCCGGGCCGCAGGGCGGCCGGCGTAGCGCGGCGCACGGGATCGGGGCGCGGAGGCCGGCTGGTCGACGTCGCCAAGGCCGTAGGCAGTCCGCCGGTTGGAGCCGCTTCAGCGAAGGTTCGGGCGGAGCACCACCATGTTGTGGAGCGCCAAGCCGTTGGCGGCCGCCTTCGGGAGCGTCGGCGCTCCACACATCGGGGTCGCCGTTGGTCTGCACGTCTCCGCGTGATGGATGTAGGCGGTGGAGAGGACCGCCGCCGCCAGCCGTGGCTGGCCTCGGGCGCCACCATGCCATGCGAGAGCTGTGGTCTCAGGCACAGCCGCCACGCGTACGCGACCGACCGCGGGAGCGGCCGTGGCGCGGGTAG
- the LOC125535638 gene encoding protein YIP4b-like, whose amino-acid sequence MSHAQPQGDTIPLHPSSAQSDMDEIESLIHAAPTAAAVLPARPPSPPRASIPVANIPPVPPPASFRPQPPPTFSPAPLPSASVAIPIPIGADGFGSPANTLTEPVWDTVKRDLTRIVSNLKLVVFPNPFREDPGKALRDWDLWGPFFFIVFLGLTLSWSASVRKSEVFAVAFAVLAAGAIILTLNVLLLGGQIIFFQSLSLLGYCLFPMDVGALICLLKDNDMLKIVVVAVTLAWSSWAAYPFMSTAVNPRRKALALYPVFLMYVSISFLIIAIN is encoded by the exons ATGTCGCacgcgcagccccagggcgacACCATCCCGCTCCACCCGTCGTCGGCGCAGTCCGACATGGACGAGATCGAGAGCCTCATCCACGCCgcccccaccgccgccgccgtcctgcCCGCGCGGCCGCCCTCCCCTCCGCGCGCGTCCATCCCCGTCGCCAACATCCCTCCCGTGCCCCCTCCGGCCAGCTTCCGGCCCCAGCCGCCCCCCACCTTCTCCCCCGCGCCGCTCCCCTCCGCCTCCGTCGCCATCCCCATCCCCATCGGCGCGGACGGGTTCGGGAGCCCCGCCAACACGCTCACGGAGCCCGTCtgggacaccgtcaagcgcgacCTCACCCGCATCGTCAGCAACCTCAAGCTCGTCGTCTTCCCCAACCCCTTCCGCGAGGACCCCGGCAAGGCGCTCCGCGACTGGGATCTCTGGGGGCCTTTCTTCTTCATCGTCTTCCTCGGCCTCACCCTCTCATGGTCGGCCTCAGTCAGGAAG TCTGAAGTATTTGCTGTCGCGTTTGCTGTACTTGCTGCCGGTGCTATAATCCTCACGCTGAATGTGCTGCTTCTG GGCGGCCAAATCATCTTCTTCCAAAGCCTGAGTCTTCTTGGATACTGCTTGTTCCCCATGGACGTGGGAGCTCTGATTTGCCTGCTCAAGGACAACGACATGCTAAAGATCGTCGTGGTGGCGGTGACACTAGCATGGAGCTCCTGGGCCGCCTATCCATTCATGAGCACCGCCGTGAACCCAAGGAGGAAGGCCCTGGCGCTGTACCCCGTCTTCCTCATGTATGTCTCCATTAGCTTCCTCATAATCGCGATAAACTAG